The window CTACTAGCAGACATCCCTATCAGCCAAAAGACATAAAATGAGTGTTTTACCATACTTTGAAGTCGGCGGTTAAAGTGGGTGTAGCACCTCTCACTAAGGTTACACTTTTACTACCCCGAAGCGAGCTCAACGACTGCCTCAGAAGCCTTTTTGAATTTGAGTGGTTCCACCCTGAGCAGCCTGAGTCCTCTGTGGCTGATCCCTACTTGAGCGATTTGAATGGTAGAGCCTTTAGGCTCTTTGCGAATCTAGACGAGCTTGTAAAGAAGCTAAGTATACCCCTTGAACCTAATGTGCTAGAAGTTATTGGAAAGGGGTATAGGGTGGAGAAGGATGTTAAGAGCGCCAAAGATTGGGCAGATCTTATCCAAAGACTTGAGGCTGAAGCAGCACCGATTATCGACACCCTAACCTCTCTTCTTGAAGACACTACACAGCTGCGTAAGAAGATATCTGACTACGAGGCTCTTAAGGCTGCGCTTTACACGATCCAGCAGTTCTCGATAGATTTGGATGCTCTCTCAAGGTTTAGAAGGGTCTATATAGTGTTCGCGGTAGCTGCCCTTAAGGATGTTGCTGAGATTAGGCGAAGCTTATCTGAAGCCCTTATTATCGAATGCCCTCTAACTAAGAACGACAGCGCCGTACTAGTCGTTGGCGCAAGGTCTGATGCTGATAAGATCGAGAAGGTGCTCCGCAGCTTCGAAGTAAAACCCTTCCTCATACCTCAAGACCTACCTCAAAACCCAGCAGCAGCCTACGATGCCGTTGTAAAAAGACTTGAAGAGGCCGAACGCCTCCTAGCAGAGTGTGAAGCCAAGTTGGAGGAGATGAAGGTTAAGTCAAGCACAAAGCTACTTTCACTTAGGGAAGCGGCGCAGGTAGCTTACACAACGATTTCTAGGCTTAGAAAAGCGGGTGATCTGAAGAGGTTCGCCGTTATAGAGGGCTACATCCTGAAAGAGAAGGTCGACGAGTTTAAGCAAAGGTATTCGTCTTACCTGCTCTTCTTTGAAGAGGCGAAGCATTCTAACCAGCCTACTCTTATGATTAATAAGAGGCCGATAAAACCGTTTGAGAACATTACATTAACACAAGGTGCTCCGAGAAGCGGTGAAATCGACCCAACACCCATCATCGCATTCATCTTCCCAATCTTCTACGGAATCATGTTTGGCGACTTTGGTCAAGGGCTGCTTCTCCTCATCTTCGGACTAATACTCAAGATCAGAGGAAGCCCCTCGCTAAAGCATTGGGGGGAGATAATAATGGCTGCAGGCGCATCCGCTACTGTTGTAGGAGCCTTGGTTGGTGAATGCTTCGGATTAGAGTTAGGCTCTCTGCCAGCTATTGGAGACTTCTTTAAACGCTTCCAGCTTCTACATCTTGTTGAGCACGGAGGCTTCAACATAGAGTCTGTAAGCACAATACTTACCGTCGCCATACTGATAGGAACCATTCATATCTTCGTAGGGCTTGTGCTCGACGTGCTCAAAGGTCTTAAGGAAGAGAGTAAGATCGAGCTCTTCACACTTAAGATCCCTTCACTACTACTCTATGTGTTTGGTGTAGGCTTCAGCCTATCATTCATAGCCTCAGGCTACAGCTTCTCAGAAGTCCTCACAAGCAGCAAACCAGTTCCGATCATATCAGATCTACTAGGCTCAACTGTAACAGCTAGCTCACTTTCAACAATAACGCTGCTGGTCTGCTTGGCGGCTGCTGCTTGGATAGTCATCGGCAAGCCACTAGAGAGCATATTAGCAAAAGGTCACGGAGAAAAAGGAAGCCCCTTCATGGGTATTATCTTTGGCATAGTTGAATTCCTACTTAGGTTGGTTGAGTTCCTAGCCAACACTATAAGCTACGCTCGACTTGGCATACTCCTTCTAGTTCACGCCGCCCTAATGTTCGCGGTAACTATGACTTTAAGCAGCGGCTTGGTAGGGCTGCCGATCTGGATTATAGGTAATTTAGGTGTTATGACTTTGGAGGGGTTGATCGTCTACATTCAGGACATAAGGCTTCACCTATATGAGTGGTTTACAAAGTTCTACGAAGGCACAGGTCAACTCTTCGCTAAGATAGCACCAGAAACCACATACGTCAAGATAAAGTGGGAATCTAAGATAGAAGGATCATCTTCGACATAATCTCTTTCGCTGAAAGCCCTTGCTCCACACCGAAAGCTAGGGCGGAGAGGTTTCTCACTTCAGCCTCCTTCAGCTTAACCAGAGCCAACGCCACGCCTAGACCTGAGATCTGCCAAGGAAAGGTCTTCACAGCCTGCTTATAGCTGTAGATCTCCAATTCAGATTCAAGCCTCCGCACCGCCTCTTCCCCAACTACACCTGTTGGTATGAGTTTGCCGTAGGGTGTTTCAGCGACCTTCTTTAGGGCTTCGTTAAGATTGGCTGCTCCTATCATGGCTTGAATCTTCTTTTGAGGTATGTTGAATGCCGCGTCAACTACGAGTTCTCTTGTTTGTGGTGTGGTAAGTTCCCAGATCTTGGCTCTCAATATGCTCAAAATGTTGTATCCATCTATATCTATTGATATGAAGGGTCTTACGTTCACCTGCTCCCTTATAGGACGGCGTTTCAAATATATGCTTCTTCTCGTCAATCTGTTGTATTCGTTGAGGAGAAGTGAGTAGAAGGCTTTGTCTAGGTAGGTGTCAAAGATCCTTAGATCACCCTTTTCACGATAGAGCTCAGCGGCTTTAAGGATTTCACCAGAGAACTCAGTCTTAGCCAAAGATTGCACCAATCCAGCTAAATCTGGTGCTGAAAGCGCTCTGACGATTAG of the Nitrososphaerota archaeon genome contains:
- a CDS encoding V-type ATPase subunit; its protein translation is MKVRGELADETYLMVKCFAEKGILLQKAMVETLAESRGLEDLVGRLKGTPYNEVVSKLTRPYTSDKLEMAFREHLALTHYSLIKVSPRPSFLTAYYIKHLIWNLKTIAKGKALGLSYDEIASKVNLYAEELVARRDLIVRALSAPDLAGLVQSLAKTEFSGEILKAAELYREKGDLRIFDTYLDKAFYSLLLNEYNRLTRRSIYLKRRPIREQVNVRPFISIDIDGYNILSILRAKIWELTTPQTRELVVDAAFNIPQKKIQAMIGAANLNEALKKVAETPYGKLIPTGVVGEEAVRRLESELEIYSYKQAVKTFPWQISGLGVALALVKLKEAEVRNLSALAFGVEQGLSAKEIMSKMILLS